A stretch of Arachis hypogaea cultivar Tifrunner chromosome 15, arahy.Tifrunner.gnm2.J5K5, whole genome shotgun sequence DNA encodes these proteins:
- the LOC112747861 gene encoding probable serine/threonine-protein kinase PBL19 encodes MNMNGCNVLRELMTDDNWVSLLSISIHYFIKYLFLQRIHAASLSISLLQLAPFPTRLFHPSFHSSEYSVKFNRIHAYNMMCLFFKRKSKSEPQLQKTTRNSKVKSTNSRSLSPSPRSVNELYKENQHNFRVFTLRELVDATNGFNRTLKIGEGGFGSVYRGTIPPLHRHEDPILVAIKKLNTRGFQGHKEWLAEVQFLGIVNHPNLVKLLGYCSVDTERGIQRLLVYEFMPNRSLEDHLFNHSLPHLPWKTRLQIMLGAAEGLDYLHEGLEVQVIYRDFKSSNVLLDKSFHPKLSDFGLAREGPTGDQTHVSTAVVGTQGYAAPEYVGTGHLKAKSDIWSFGVVLYEILTGRRVLERDRPTGEQKLLEWVKKYPADTSRFSTIVDPRLRNQYSLVSARKIAKLADNCLKKNAEDRPSMSEIVESLKQALQLSETSNNFQKG; translated from the exons ATGAATATGAATGGGTGTAATGTCTTACGTGAGCTGATGACTGATGACAACTGGGTCTCACTTCTGTCCATTTCTAtccattattttataaaatatttatttctgcAACGAATTCACGCGGCTTCTCTTTCTATTTCTCTTCTGCAACTTGCACCATTTCCCACGCGCCTTTTTCATCCATCATTTCATTCTTCAGAATATTCGGTTAAGTTCAACCGAATTCATGCTTACAATATGATGTGTTTATTCTTCAAACGAAAATCCAAATCCGAGCCACAGCTGCAAAAAACAACCAGGAACAGCAAGGTGAAGTCCACCAACTCGCGATCGTTATCGCCATCGCCAAGGAGTGTTAATGAATTGTATAAGGAGAACCAGCACAATTTCAGGGTCTTCACTCTCAGGGAGCTCGTAGATGCAACCAATGGTTTCAATAGAACGCTCAAGATCGGTGAAGGTGGTTTCGGAAGTGTTTATAGAGGAACCATTCCACCTCTACATCGACATGAGGATCCAATTCTCGTTGCTATCAAAAAGCTCAACACTCGTGGCTTTCAG GGGCACAAAGAATGGCTTGCTGAAGTTCAATTTCTCGGCATCGTTAACCACCCCAATTTAGTTAAGTTATTGGGATACTGCTCTGTAGACACCGAGAGAGGAATTCAAAGGCTATTggtgtatgaattcatgccaaaTAGGAGCCTAGAGGATCATCTTTTCAACCATTCTTTACCTCACTTGCCTTGGAAAACTAGATTGCAGATCATGCTTGGTGCTGCTGAAGGATTGGATTACTTACATGAGGGATTGGAAGTTCAG GTGATCTACAGAGATTTCAAATCTTCAAATGTGCTGTTGGACAAAAGTTTCCATCCCAAGCTCTCGGATTTCGGTCTAGCTAGGGAGGGCCCAACCGGTGATCAGACTCATGTATCTACTGCA GTAGTTGGAACACAGGGATATGCAGCGCCGGAGTATGTTGGAACAGGACATCTCAAAGCTAAGAGTGACATATGGAGTTTCGGCGTGGTGCTCTACGAGATTCTCACAGGCAGGAGGGTACTGGAAAGAGATCGTCCCACAGGAGAACAGAAGCTTCTAGAGTGGGTCAAGAAGTACCCTGCTGATACTAGCAGATTCAGCACCATAGTAGACCCTCGCCTCAGGAACCAATACTCCCTTGTTTCGGCTCGAAAGATCGCCAAGTTGGCAGATAATTGCTTGAAGAAGAATGCCGAGGACAGGCCATCCATGAGTGAGATAGTGGAAAGCTTGAAGCAAGCATTGCAGCTTTCAGAAACctcaaacaattttcaaaaaggttaa
- the LOC112747863 gene encoding uncharacterized protein isoform X2: MAALSPAPNNNNQKAVSLSGGANPPKSQRGQNKPKCKQCGNVARSRCPFESCKSCCSRNQNPCHIHVLKTSTTLPDKAPSSSATPIEQQSVEPSQSSTASRVASLRQLSNSFAQFNNLNISFRSRKPLTRKDAAAINEWRFSKLKEYKERNIELENETFDRYMQNIDLLEEVLAVKSMEDNVSSESESNASSMEANNDLMITKLKLQIRSNSVGSDAARMRMQQIVDRGLKKLKMSAVNGAATEALSEDPNNTSGAAKSLRTERLSAISDLIDKINKARSEEDLKSCLEIKSQLFNMDGGSSIVDPQPQDNETHGKEIDQGDSTSGEELEYSLPKLVGTTDIDQETLNTIDNHFSSLEYLEL, translated from the exons ATGGCGGCGCTTTCGCCGGCGCCGAACAACAACAACCAGAAGGCAGTGTCGTTGAGCGGTGGAGCAAACCCTCCAAAATCGCAACGTGGTCAGAACAAGCCAAAGTGCAAGCAGTGCGGCAATGTTGCTCGCTCTAG GTGTCCGTTCGAATCATGCAAGAGTTGCTGTTCAAGGAATCAAAATCCCTGCCATATTCACG TTTTGAAGACAAGTACAACTTTGCCTGACAAGGCACCATCTTCCAGTGCTACTCCAATTGAGCAGCAATCTGTAGAGCCATCTCAATCATC AACGGCAAGTAGAGTTGCATCACTTCGACAACTTTCCAACAGTTTTGCCCAGTTCAATAATTTGAACATTTCATTTCGCTCAAGGAAACCACTAACTAGAAAG GATGCTGCAGCTATAAATGAATGGAGATTTTCAAAGTTAAAGGAATACAAGGAACGAAATATTGAACTGGAAAATGAAACATTTGACAGATACATGCAGAATATAGATCTACTAGAGGAAGTATTGGCAGTTAAGTCTATGGAAGACAATGTGTCTTCTGAGTCCGAGTCAAATGCTTCGTCAATGGAGGCAAACAATGATCTAATGATAACAAAGCTAAAATTGCAAATACGATCCAACTCCGTGGGAAGTGATGCTGCGAGAATGAGAATGCAACAAATTGTAGACAGGGGACTAAAGAAGCTTAAGATGTCTGCAGTCAATGGTGCCGCCACTGAAGCACTTAGTGAAGATCCCAATAACACTTCAGGAGCAGCGAAAAGTTTGAGGACTGAAAGGTTGTCTGCTATAAGCGATCTTATCGATAAAATTAACAAGGCCCGAAGTGAGGAGGATTTGAAGTCATGCTTGGAGATAAAGTCCCAACTCTTCAATATGGATGGGGGCTCCAGCATAGTAGACCCTCAACCTCAAGACAACGAGACACATGGAAAAGAAATTGATCAAGGTGATTCAACATCAGGAGAAGAATTGGAATATTCTTTACCAAAATTGGTTGGAACTACTGATATTGATCAAGAAACTCTAAACACCATCGACAATCATTTTTCTTCCCTTGAGTATTTAGAGTTATGA
- the LOC112747863 gene encoding uncharacterized protein isoform X1, translated as MAALSPAPNNNNQKAVSLSGGANPPKSQRGQNKPKCKQCGNVARSRCPFESCKSCCSRNQNPCHIHVLKTSTTLPDKAPSSSATPIEQQSVEPSQSSTASRVASLRQLSNSFAQFNNLNISFRSRKPLTRKCWELLQDAAAINEWRFSKLKEYKERNIELENETFDRYMQNIDLLEEVLAVKSMEDNVSSESESNASSMEANNDLMITKLKLQIRSNSVGSDAARMRMQQIVDRGLKKLKMSAVNGAATEALSEDPNNTSGAAKSLRTERLSAISDLIDKINKARSEEDLKSCLEIKSQLFNMDGGSSIVDPQPQDNETHGKEIDQGDSTSGEELEYSLPKLVGTTDIDQETLNTIDNHFSSLEYLEL; from the exons ATGGCGGCGCTTTCGCCGGCGCCGAACAACAACAACCAGAAGGCAGTGTCGTTGAGCGGTGGAGCAAACCCTCCAAAATCGCAACGTGGTCAGAACAAGCCAAAGTGCAAGCAGTGCGGCAATGTTGCTCGCTCTAG GTGTCCGTTCGAATCATGCAAGAGTTGCTGTTCAAGGAATCAAAATCCCTGCCATATTCACG TTTTGAAGACAAGTACAACTTTGCCTGACAAGGCACCATCTTCCAGTGCTACTCCAATTGAGCAGCAATCTGTAGAGCCATCTCAATCATC AACGGCAAGTAGAGTTGCATCACTTCGACAACTTTCCAACAGTTTTGCCCAGTTCAATAATTTGAACATTTCATTTCGCTCAAGGAAACCACTAACTAGAAAG TGTTGGGAGTTATTACAGGATGCTGCAGCTATAAATGAATGGAGATTTTCAAAGTTAAAGGAATACAAGGAACGAAATATTGAACTGGAAAATGAAACATTTGACAGATACATGCAGAATATAGATCTACTAGAGGAAGTATTGGCAGTTAAGTCTATGGAAGACAATGTGTCTTCTGAGTCCGAGTCAAATGCTTCGTCAATGGAGGCAAACAATGATCTAATGATAACAAAGCTAAAATTGCAAATACGATCCAACTCCGTGGGAAGTGATGCTGCGAGAATGAGAATGCAACAAATTGTAGACAGGGGACTAAAGAAGCTTAAGATGTCTGCAGTCAATGGTGCCGCCACTGAAGCACTTAGTGAAGATCCCAATAACACTTCAGGAGCAGCGAAAAGTTTGAGGACTGAAAGGTTGTCTGCTATAAGCGATCTTATCGATAAAATTAACAAGGCCCGAAGTGAGGAGGATTTGAAGTCATGCTTGGAGATAAAGTCCCAACTCTTCAATATGGATGGGGGCTCCAGCATAGTAGACCCTCAACCTCAAGACAACGAGACACATGGAAAAGAAATTGATCAAGGTGATTCAACATCAGGAGAAGAATTGGAATATTCTTTACCAAAATTGGTTGGAACTACTGATATTGATCAAGAAACTCTAAACACCATCGACAATCATTTTTCTTCCCTTGAGTATTTAGAGTTATGA